The Panthera leo isolate Ple1 chromosome C2, P.leo_Ple1_pat1.1, whole genome shotgun sequence genome window below encodes:
- the GORASP1 gene encoding Golgi reassembly-stacking protein 1 isoform X1: MGLGASAEQPAGGAEGFHLHGVQENSPAQQAGLEPYFDFIITIGHSRLNKENDTLKALLKANVEKPVKLEVFNMKTMKVREVEVVPSNMWGGQGLLGASVRFCSFRRASEHVWHVLEVEPSSPASLAGLRPYTDYVVGSDQILQESEDFFTLIESHEGKPLKLMVYNCESDSCREVTVTPNAAWGGEGSLGCGIGYGYLHRIPTQPSGHHKKPPGAPPPGAPPPGPTPQDSPAPPRPETGSRQGDYMEALLQAPGSSLEEQLSEPGSPSRGAPDLGGLARPMETPLQPPPPVQRVMDPGSERAPDGRLGGLPPLGAGVGVGFRARLSPKCQNLPRTCRPVAYMSYVVYVRTVAGFLDVSGISLLDSSNASVWPSLPSPTEPTPTAVTAAGPEDVCSSSGCHERGGEATWSGSEFEVSFPDSPGPQAQPDHLPQLTLPDSLTFTASPEDGLSAELLEAQAEEEPASTESPDSEAEAEGAAGQARLSTPEITP; this comes from the exons ATGGGCCTGGGCGCCAGCGCCGAGCAGCCCGCGGGCGGTGCCGAGGGCTTCCACCTGCACGGG GTACAGGAGAACTCCCCAGCCCAGCAGGCAGGCCTGGAGCCCTACTTTGACTTCATCATCACCATCGGGCACTCGAGGCTG AACAAGGAGAACGACACGCTCAAGGCCCTGCTGAAGGCCAACGTGGAGAAGCCCGTGAAGCTGGAGGTGTTCAATATGAAGACCATGAAGGTGCGCGAGGTGGAGGTGGTGCCCAGCAACATGTGGGGCGGCCAGGGCCTGCTGGGAGCCAGCGTGCGCTTCTGCAGCTTCCGCAGGGCCAGCGAGCACGTGTGGCATGTGCTG GAAGTGGAACCCTCTTCACCCGCCTCCCTTGCCGGCCTGCGCCCCTACACAGACTATGTGGTTGGCTCAGACCAGATCCTCCAGGAG TCCGAGGACTTCTTTACACTCATCGAGTCCCACGAGGGGAAGCCCTTGAAGCTGATGGTTTACAACTGCGAGTCGGACTCCTGCCGGGAGGTGACTGTAACTCCCAACGCAGCCTGGGGTGGAGAGGGCAG TCTGGGGTGTGGCATCGGCTACGGGTATCTGCACCGGATCCCAACCCAGCCCTCCGGCCACCACAAGAAGCCGCCTGGTGCCCCGCCGCCTGGTGCCCCGCCACCTGGACCCACCCCCCAGgactctcctgcccctcctcgcCCAGAGACCGGCTCCAGGCAGGGTGACTACATGGAG GCCCTGCTGCAGGCACCTGGCTCCTCCTTGGAGGAACAGCTTTCTGAGCCTGGGAGTCCCAGCCGTGGTGCTCCAGACCTTGGGGGACTCGCACGTCCCATGGAGACTCCTCTTCAGCCTCCGCCTCCAGTGCAGCGAGTCATGGACCCAGGTAGCGAGCGGGCCCCGGACGGCAGGCTCGGGGGCCTGCCACCCCTCGGTGCTGGAGTGGGCGTCGGGTTTAGGGCGAGGCTTTCGCCCAAGTGCCAAAACCTTCCCCGGACCTGTCGTCCTGTGGCATATATGTCCTATGTCGTGTATGTGAGGACGGTTGCAG GCTTCCTGGACGTGTCGGGTATCTCCCTGTTGGACAGCAGCAATGCCAGCGTGTGGCCCAGCCTGCCGTCTCCCACGGAGCCGACCCCCACAGCCGTGACAGCCGCAGGGCCCGAGGACGTCTGCTCCAGCAGCGGTTGTCACGAGCGGGGCG GTGAGGCCACGTGGTCGGGGTCAGAGTTTGAGGTCTCCTTCCCGGAcagcccaggcccccaggcccagccAGACCACCTGCCTCAGCTAACCCTTCCCGACAGCCTCACCTTTACGGCCTCACCGGAAGACGGGCTGTCTGCTGAGCTGCTCGAAGCACAGGCCGAGGAGGAGCCGGCGAGCACAGAGAGCCCGGACTCGGAGGCGGAGGCTGAGGGGGCGGCTGGCCAGGCCCGGCTCTCTACCCCAGAAATAACGCCCTAG
- the GORASP1 gene encoding Golgi reassembly-stacking protein 1 isoform X2 has translation MGLGASAEQPAGGAEGFHLHGVQENSPAQQAGLEPYFDFIITIGHSRLNKENDTLKALLKANVEKPVKLEVFNMKTMKVREVEVVPSNMWGGQGLLGASVRFCSFRRASEHVWHVLEVEPSSPASLAGLRPYTDYVVGSDQILQESEDFFTLIESHEGKPLKLMVYNCESDSCREVTVTPNAAWGGEGSLGCGIGYGYLHRIPTQPSGHHKKPPGAPPPGAPPPGPTPQDSPAPPRPETGSRQGDYMEALLQAPGSSLEEQLSEPGSPSRGAPDLGGLARPMETPLQPPPPVQRVMDPGSERAPDGRLGGLPPLGAGVGVGFRARLSPKCQNLPRTCRPVAYMSYVVYVRTVAGFLDVSGISLLDSSNASVWPSLPSPTEPTPTAVTAAGPEDVCSSSGCHERGASPLRPHRKTGCLLSCSKHRPRRSRRAQRARTRRRRLRGRLARPGSLPQK, from the exons ATGGGCCTGGGCGCCAGCGCCGAGCAGCCCGCGGGCGGTGCCGAGGGCTTCCACCTGCACGGG GTACAGGAGAACTCCCCAGCCCAGCAGGCAGGCCTGGAGCCCTACTTTGACTTCATCATCACCATCGGGCACTCGAGGCTG AACAAGGAGAACGACACGCTCAAGGCCCTGCTGAAGGCCAACGTGGAGAAGCCCGTGAAGCTGGAGGTGTTCAATATGAAGACCATGAAGGTGCGCGAGGTGGAGGTGGTGCCCAGCAACATGTGGGGCGGCCAGGGCCTGCTGGGAGCCAGCGTGCGCTTCTGCAGCTTCCGCAGGGCCAGCGAGCACGTGTGGCATGTGCTG GAAGTGGAACCCTCTTCACCCGCCTCCCTTGCCGGCCTGCGCCCCTACACAGACTATGTGGTTGGCTCAGACCAGATCCTCCAGGAG TCCGAGGACTTCTTTACACTCATCGAGTCCCACGAGGGGAAGCCCTTGAAGCTGATGGTTTACAACTGCGAGTCGGACTCCTGCCGGGAGGTGACTGTAACTCCCAACGCAGCCTGGGGTGGAGAGGGCAG TCTGGGGTGTGGCATCGGCTACGGGTATCTGCACCGGATCCCAACCCAGCCCTCCGGCCACCACAAGAAGCCGCCTGGTGCCCCGCCGCCTGGTGCCCCGCCACCTGGACCCACCCCCCAGgactctcctgcccctcctcgcCCAGAGACCGGCTCCAGGCAGGGTGACTACATGGAG GCCCTGCTGCAGGCACCTGGCTCCTCCTTGGAGGAACAGCTTTCTGAGCCTGGGAGTCCCAGCCGTGGTGCTCCAGACCTTGGGGGACTCGCACGTCCCATGGAGACTCCTCTTCAGCCTCCGCCTCCAGTGCAGCGAGTCATGGACCCAGGTAGCGAGCGGGCCCCGGACGGCAGGCTCGGGGGCCTGCCACCCCTCGGTGCTGGAGTGGGCGTCGGGTTTAGGGCGAGGCTTTCGCCCAAGTGCCAAAACCTTCCCCGGACCTGTCGTCCTGTGGCATATATGTCCTATGTCGTGTATGTGAGGACGGTTGCAG GCTTCCTGGACGTGTCGGGTATCTCCCTGTTGGACAGCAGCAATGCCAGCGTGTGGCCCAGCCTGCCGTCTCCCACGGAGCCGACCCCCACAGCCGTGACAGCCGCAGGGCCCGAGGACGTCTGCTCCAGCAGCGGTTGTCACGAGCGGGGCG CCTCACCTTTACGGCCTCACCGGAAGACGGGCTGTCTGCTGAGCTGCTCGAAGCACAGGCCGAGGAGGAGCCGGCGAGCACAGAGAGCCCGGACTCGGAGGCGGAGGCTGAGGGGGCGGCTGGCCAGGCCCGGCTCTCTACCCCAGAAATAA
- the GORASP1 gene encoding Golgi reassembly-stacking protein 1 isoform X3, whose amino-acid sequence MGLGASAEQPAGGAEGFHLHGVQENSPAQQAGLEPYFDFIITIGHSRLNKENDTLKALLKANVEKPVKLEVFNMKTMKVREVEVVPSNMWGGQGLLGASVRFCSFRRASEHVWHVLEVEPSSPASLAGLRPYTDYVVGSDQILQESEDFFTLIESHEGKPLKLMVYNCESDSCREVTVTPNAAWGGEGSLGCGIGYGYLHRIPTQPSGHHKKPPGAPPPGAPPPGPTPQDSPAPPRPETGSRQGDYMEALLQAPGSSLEEQLSEPGSPSRGAPDLGGLARPMETPLQPPPPVQRVMDPGFLDVSGISLLDSSNASVWPSLPSPTEPTPTAVTAAGPEDVCSSSGCHERGGEATWSGSEFEVSFPDSPGPQAQPDHLPQLTLPDSLTFTASPEDGLSAELLEAQAEEEPASTESPDSEAEAEGAAGQARLSTPEITP is encoded by the exons ATGGGCCTGGGCGCCAGCGCCGAGCAGCCCGCGGGCGGTGCCGAGGGCTTCCACCTGCACGGG GTACAGGAGAACTCCCCAGCCCAGCAGGCAGGCCTGGAGCCCTACTTTGACTTCATCATCACCATCGGGCACTCGAGGCTG AACAAGGAGAACGACACGCTCAAGGCCCTGCTGAAGGCCAACGTGGAGAAGCCCGTGAAGCTGGAGGTGTTCAATATGAAGACCATGAAGGTGCGCGAGGTGGAGGTGGTGCCCAGCAACATGTGGGGCGGCCAGGGCCTGCTGGGAGCCAGCGTGCGCTTCTGCAGCTTCCGCAGGGCCAGCGAGCACGTGTGGCATGTGCTG GAAGTGGAACCCTCTTCACCCGCCTCCCTTGCCGGCCTGCGCCCCTACACAGACTATGTGGTTGGCTCAGACCAGATCCTCCAGGAG TCCGAGGACTTCTTTACACTCATCGAGTCCCACGAGGGGAAGCCCTTGAAGCTGATGGTTTACAACTGCGAGTCGGACTCCTGCCGGGAGGTGACTGTAACTCCCAACGCAGCCTGGGGTGGAGAGGGCAG TCTGGGGTGTGGCATCGGCTACGGGTATCTGCACCGGATCCCAACCCAGCCCTCCGGCCACCACAAGAAGCCGCCTGGTGCCCCGCCGCCTGGTGCCCCGCCACCTGGACCCACCCCCCAGgactctcctgcccctcctcgcCCAGAGACCGGCTCCAGGCAGGGTGACTACATGGAG GCCCTGCTGCAGGCACCTGGCTCCTCCTTGGAGGAACAGCTTTCTGAGCCTGGGAGTCCCAGCCGTGGTGCTCCAGACCTTGGGGGACTCGCACGTCCCATGGAGACTCCTCTTCAGCCTCCGCCTCCAGTGCAGCGAGTCATGGACCCAG GCTTCCTGGACGTGTCGGGTATCTCCCTGTTGGACAGCAGCAATGCCAGCGTGTGGCCCAGCCTGCCGTCTCCCACGGAGCCGACCCCCACAGCCGTGACAGCCGCAGGGCCCGAGGACGTCTGCTCCAGCAGCGGTTGTCACGAGCGGGGCG GTGAGGCCACGTGGTCGGGGTCAGAGTTTGAGGTCTCCTTCCCGGAcagcccaggcccccaggcccagccAGACCACCTGCCTCAGCTAACCCTTCCCGACAGCCTCACCTTTACGGCCTCACCGGAAGACGGGCTGTCTGCTGAGCTGCTCGAAGCACAGGCCGAGGAGGAGCCGGCGAGCACAGAGAGCCCGGACTCGGAGGCGGAGGCTGAGGGGGCGGCTGGCCAGGCCCGGCTCTCTACCCCAGAAATAACGCCCTAG